In the genome of Marispirochaeta sp., one region contains:
- a CDS encoding glycosyltransferase, with product MRNKKYSIAFIINNRVRISRNQREFYLSREIKKHNIRAVWFYTHEDDLNAFFLKRFESYKINTMKKRKFKILKWYIELVIKLRKKEIDAVWISGHSERNIFYLFLIFLMLRIVGIKILYDPIDPIYEDNIVMGRIKTRSQAFAQKNILKIIYYLTAITFVVTEELKETMIANGFPQSRFEIAYWGIDIHRFNKRNIKNTFLKEKCNNEKFVIGWLGNMISGKGIEEILIPLIQIIPNKIENAYFLIGGKGRLERCFLELKEDVKCLEVAGEIPYEKAPGFTNSIDLYIVPIYEQNLFVNSIRPVKVFDAVALGVPVLITETKATKRLLEWFDGVTLVKPDLSSFIEKVQYVYDNYSDIKNRAKRNTAIVNGFTHQKISKDILKKIETKIINTDTK from the coding sequence ATGAGAAATAAAAAATATTCGATTGCTTTTATAATTAATAACAGAGTACGAATCAGTCGTAACCAGCGTGAGTTCTATCTTTCACGCGAAATAAAAAAGCATAATATACGCGCAGTATGGTTTTATACTCATGAAGATGACTTAAATGCCTTTTTTTTGAAGAGATTTGAATCATATAAGATAAACACTATGAAGAAAAGGAAATTTAAGATTTTAAAATGGTATATAGAGTTGGTGATAAAACTAAGAAAAAAAGAAATCGACGCAGTCTGGATATCTGGACATAGTGAGCGTAATATATTCTACTTATTTCTTATTTTTCTTATGTTAAGAATCGTAGGAATTAAGATTTTATACGATCCAATTGATCCTATATATGAAGATAATATTGTTATGGGACGAATAAAAACCAGAAGTCAGGCTTTTGCGCAAAAAAACATTTTGAAAATTATATATTACTTAACCGCGATAACTTTTGTTGTTACTGAAGAGTTAAAAGAAACAATGATAGCGAACGGGTTTCCACAGTCACGCTTTGAGATTGCATATTGGGGAATTGATATACATCGCTTTAATAAGCGAAATATTAAAAATACTTTTCTGAAAGAAAAATGTAATAATGAAAAATTTGTAATAGGATGGCTAGGTAATATGATTAGTGGTAAGGGAATTGAAGAGATTTTAATACCGCTTATACAAATTATACCAAATAAAATAGAAAATGCATATTTTCTGATTGGAGGAAAAGGGAGATTAGAGAGATGTTTCTTAGAACTAAAAGAAGACGTAAAGTGTTTGGAAGTTGCTGGAGAAATCCCGTATGAAAAAGCTCCAGGTTTCACAAATTCGATAGATCTATACATAGTACCTATTTATGAACAAAATCTATTTGTAAATTCTATTCGCCCAGTAAAGGTGTTTGATGCAGTTGCCCTGGGTGTACCTGTACTGATAACAGAGACAAAAGCAACAAAAAGACTTTTAGAATGGTTTGATGGCGTTACTTTAGTTAAACCTGATTTGTCATCGTTTATTGAAAAAGTGCAATATGTTTATGATAATTATTCCGACATAAAGAATAGGGCAAAAAGAAACACTGCTATTGTAAACGGGTTTACACATCAAAAAATAAGCAAAGATATTCTTAAAAAAATTGAAACTAAAATTATAAATACGGATACAAAATGA
- a CDS encoding VOC family protein, with amino-acid sequence MIIDHIGIVVKSLSESIEHWEKVFNYKQKTEIVINTRQKVKVVFLEKKGSILIKLIEPTDSTSNVFSLSRRGGGLHHICFKCENLNTKIAELKQKGLHVIVKPEPGEAFENEDIAFIYARNNINIELIDTDKKAKIIENEDNNFQY; translated from the coding sequence ATGATAATAGATCATATAGGAATTGTGGTAAAATCGTTAAGCGAGAGTATTGAGCATTGGGAAAAAGTGTTTAATTACAAACAAAAGACAGAAATTGTTATTAATACCAGGCAAAAGGTTAAAGTTGTTTTTCTGGAGAAAAAAGGTTCTATTTTAATAAAATTGATAGAGCCAACAGATTCCACATCTAACGTCTTTTCTCTTTCAAGGAGGGGTGGAGGGTTACATCATATTTGTTTTAAATGTGAAAACTTGAATACAAAGATTGCTGAATTAAAACAAAAAGGACTACATGTTATAGTAAAACCCGAACCAGGAGAAGCCTTTGAAAATGAGGATATAGCATTTATTTATGCGAGAAACAATATAAATATTGAACTGATTGATACCGATAAAAAAGCCAAAATAATAGAAAATGAAGATAATAATTTTCAGTATTGA